In Brettanomyces bruxellensis chromosome 8, complete sequence, a genomic segment contains:
- the UBC4 gene encoding Ubiquitin-conjugating enzyme E2 4, giving the protein MSLKRINKELSDLGRDPPSQCSAGPVGDDLYHWQASIMGPPDSPYAGGVFFLTIHFPTDYPFKPPKIQFQTKIYHPNINSNGNICLDILKDQWSPALTISKVLLSICSLLTDANPDDPLVPEIAHVYKTDRKQYEATAREWTKKFAI; this is encoded by the coding sequence ATGTCGTTAAAAAGAATCAACAAGGAACTCAGCGATTTGGGAAGAGATCCACCTTCACAATGTTCTGCTGGACCAGTCGGAGATGATCTGTATCACTGGCAAGCATCAATCATGGGACCACCAGATTCTCCATATGCCGGGGGTGTGTTTTTCTTAACCATTCACTTCCCAACAGACTACCCATTCAAGCCACCTAAGATTCAGTTCCAGACCAAGATCTATCATCCAAATATCAACTCCAACGGAAATATTTGCTTGGATATATTAAAGGATCAGTGGTCTCCTGCTTTGACAATTTCTAAGGTTCTACTTTCTATCTGTTCATTGTTAACTGATGCAAATCCAGATGATCCATTGGTTCCTGAAATTGCACATGTTTACAAGACTGATAGAAAACAGTATGAGGCCACGGCACGTGAATGGACGAAGAAGTTTGCTATTTAG
- the UBC13 gene encoding Ubiquitin-conjugating enzyme 13, which yields MSLPKRIIRETERLTTDPVAGITAVPHSDNLRYFDVVITGPEGSPYENGKFKLELFLPDEYPMVAPKVRFLTKIYHPNIDRLGRICLDVLKNNWSPALQIRTILLSIQALLSSPNPDDPLANEVAEEWKNNHAHAIETARDWTARYAK from the exons ATGTCTTTACCCAAGCGTATCATAAGA GAAACTGAACGATTGACAACAGATCCTGTTGCCGGGATCACGGCTGTGCCACATTCCGACAATCTAAGATACTTTGATGTGGTCATAACGGGACCAGAAGGCTCCCCTTACGAAAACGGCAAGTTCAAGTTGGAATTGTTTCTTCCGGATGAATACCCCATGGTGGCCCCAAAGGTCCGTTTTCTTACAAAAATATACCACCCGAACATCGACCGTTTGGGAAGAATATGCCTTGATGTCTTGAAAAACAACTGGTCGCCAGCTTTACAAATTAGAACTATTTTACTATCCATCCAGGCATTGTTAAGCTCTCCAAATCCAGACGATCCACTTGCAAATGAGGTTGCCGAGGAGTGGAAGAACAACCACGCACATGCAATAGAGACTGCACGTGACTGGACTGCCAGATACGCCAAATAG